The Paraburkholderia sp. SOS3 genome includes a region encoding these proteins:
- a CDS encoding DUF3022 domain-containing protein, producing the protein MEAYQYECASADIEELARVISDLFPDQTRFVERPADEHGTPVLTVQWVAMRFGATARRITMSIVIAPPTLARYRAMPARARARSFAVLRAFVEASLGSLEEQYANGEAVPREVTVELGDEFA; encoded by the coding sequence ATGGAAGCCTATCAATACGAGTGCGCCAGCGCAGACATCGAAGAACTCGCGCGCGTGATCAGCGACCTGTTCCCCGATCAGACCCGTTTCGTCGAACGGCCCGCGGATGAGCACGGCACGCCGGTGCTGACCGTGCAATGGGTCGCGATGCGCTTTGGCGCGACCGCGCGCCGGATCACGATGAGCATCGTGATTGCGCCGCCCACGCTCGCGCGTTATCGCGCCATGCCGGCGCGGGCGCGCGCACGCAGCTTTGCGGTGCTGCGCGCGTTTGTCGAAGCGTCGCTGGGGTCGCTCGAAGAGCAATACGCGAATGGCGAGGCGGTGCCGCGCGAAGTGACGGTTGAACTCGGGGACGAGTTCGCCTGA
- a CDS encoding glutathione S-transferase, which yields MTYELFYWDGLQGRGEFVRLALEEAGAEYIEVARGSEHDGLGTGAMMAVMDSKSEPYPPFAPPFLKDGDLLISQTANILFYLGPRHGLAPGVDSLRYVVNGLQLTIADVVAEAHDTHHPLSTNLYYEEQKDAAKVRAHDFIDARIPKFMGYFERVLKQNPAGDAYLVGDSLTYVDLSMFQLIDGLYYAFPRAMKTFPKHYPRLAALHDAVLERPRIAAYLESERRIEHNESCIFRHYPELDKDTR from the coding sequence ATGACTTACGAGCTTTTTTACTGGGACGGATTGCAGGGACGCGGCGAATTCGTACGGCTTGCACTCGAGGAAGCCGGCGCCGAATACATCGAAGTGGCGCGCGGCAGCGAACATGACGGACTCGGCACCGGCGCGATGATGGCCGTGATGGACAGCAAGTCCGAGCCCTATCCGCCGTTCGCGCCGCCGTTCCTGAAGGACGGCGATCTGCTGATCTCGCAGACCGCGAACATCCTGTTCTATCTCGGCCCGCGGCACGGTCTCGCGCCCGGCGTCGACAGCCTGCGCTACGTCGTCAACGGCCTGCAACTGACGATTGCGGACGTCGTCGCCGAAGCGCACGACACGCATCATCCGCTGTCGACCAACCTGTACTACGAAGAGCAGAAGGACGCCGCAAAAGTGCGCGCGCACGACTTCATCGACGCGCGGATTCCGAAGTTCATGGGCTACTTCGAGCGCGTGCTGAAACAGAACCCGGCCGGCGATGCCTACCTCGTCGGCGACTCGCTCACTTACGTCGACCTGTCGATGTTCCAACTGATCGACGGCCTGTACTACGCGTTCCCGCGCGCGATGAAGACGTTCCCGAAACACTACCCGCGCCTTGCCGCCCTGCACGACGCCGTGCTCGAACGACCGCGTATCGCCGCGTATCTCGAATCGGAGCGCCGCATCGAGCACAACGAGTCGTGCATCTTCCGGCACTACCCGGAACTCGACAAGGACACCCGTTAA
- a CDS encoding YeiH family protein, protein MSTVNLHASPVAAPSTRGQLNGILFVALFAAAVTSVASLPTIAALGLSPLIVGIVAGAAYGNVLRDGMPASWAAGVNFSARKLLRIAVAFFGLRVSLQEIAQVGLPGLAESVLIVVSTLAVGTWAGMKLMKLDRDTALLTAAGSAICGAAAVLAFESTLQSKPHKSAMAVGSVVLFGTLSMFLYPALMRAGWLHLDTVGAGLFFGGTIHEVAQVVGAASNVSPEATHIATIVKMTRVMLLVPVLLAVGLWVNRSAHGPAHQAGHHRATHDRSHGGAHHPVPRKLAVPWFALGFLLCVGLNSVHVLPAPATHTLNLLDTFALTMAMTALGMETRVAQIREAGPRALLTGLILYVWLFVGGLGITWAVERLFG, encoded by the coding sequence ATGTCCACAGTCAATCTTCACGCCTCTCCGGTCGCCGCGCCGTCCACGCGCGGACAGTTGAACGGCATCCTGTTCGTCGCGCTTTTCGCCGCCGCGGTGACGAGCGTCGCGTCGCTGCCGACCATCGCCGCGCTGGGCCTGAGCCCGCTGATCGTCGGCATCGTCGCAGGCGCCGCTTACGGCAATGTATTGCGCGACGGCATGCCCGCCAGCTGGGCGGCCGGCGTCAATTTTTCGGCGCGCAAACTGTTGCGCATCGCGGTAGCGTTTTTCGGTCTGCGCGTGAGCCTGCAGGAGATCGCGCAAGTCGGGCTGCCCGGCCTCGCCGAATCGGTGCTGATCGTCGTCAGCACGCTCGCCGTCGGCACGTGGGCCGGCATGAAGCTGATGAAGCTCGATCGCGACACCGCGCTGCTCACCGCGGCCGGCAGCGCGATTTGCGGCGCGGCGGCCGTGCTGGCGTTCGAATCGACGCTGCAGTCGAAGCCGCACAAGAGCGCGATGGCGGTCGGCAGCGTCGTGCTGTTCGGCACGCTGTCGATGTTCCTCTACCCGGCGCTCATGCGCGCCGGCTGGCTGCATCTCGATACGGTCGGCGCCGGGCTCTTCTTCGGCGGCACGATTCACGAAGTCGCACAGGTCGTCGGCGCGGCCAGCAATGTGAGCCCCGAAGCGACGCATATTGCGACCATCGTCAAGATGACGCGCGTGATGCTGCTCGTGCCGGTGCTGCTCGCGGTCGGCCTGTGGGTCAACCGTTCGGCTCACGGGCCGGCTCATCAAGCGGGACACCATCGCGCAACGCACGATCGCTCGCACGGCGGCGCGCATCACCCCGTGCCGCGCAAGCTCGCCGTGCCGTGGTTCGCGCTCGGCTTCCTGCTGTGCGTCGGCCTGAACTCGGTGCACGTGCTGCCCGCCCCGGCCACGCATACGCTGAACCTGCTCGACACCTTCGCGCTGACGATGGCGATGACCGCGCTCGGCATGGAAACGCGTGTCGCGCAGATTCGCGAAGCCGGTCCGCGCGCGCTGCTGACGGGCCTCATTCTCTATGTGTGGTTATTCGTTGGGGGTCTTGGCATCACATGGGCAGTAGAACGCCTGTTCGGCTGA
- a CDS encoding nucleobase:cation symporter-2 family protein, with product MHATTVHPCDERLPAARLLTLGFQHVLVMYAGAVAVPLIVGSALKLPKEQVAFLISADLFACGIATLIQTLGIGMFGIRLPIIMGCTFTAVGPMIAIGSDPRLGLLDIFGSTIASGVIGMLLAPAIGKLLRLFPPVVVGSVIAVIGLSLMEVGINWAAGGVGNPDYGNPVYLGLSLAVLLLILLINRFGRGFLASISVLLGIVAGFAVAALLGRVDLDGVAAAPWLGAVVPFRFGVPHFDPVSIATMTIVMFVTFIESTGMFLAVGDMVGRPVDQKALVRGLRVDGLGTLIGGVFNAFPYTSFSQNVGLVGVTGIKSRFVCATSGAILIVLGLVPKLAQIVASIPAFVLGGAGIVMFGMVAANGIKVLSEVDFTKNHHNLFIVAVSIGLGLVPVVSPQFFARLPPSLSPLLHSGILLAAVAAVVLNLIFNGLRGESAALHDVQRVSQ from the coding sequence ATGCACGCGACCACGGTCCACCCGTGCGACGAACGCCTGCCCGCGGCCCGTCTGCTCACGCTCGGTTTCCAGCACGTGCTCGTGATGTACGCAGGCGCAGTCGCGGTGCCGCTGATCGTCGGCAGCGCGCTGAAGCTGCCGAAGGAACAGGTTGCGTTCCTCATCAGCGCCGACCTGTTCGCGTGCGGCATCGCCACGCTGATTCAGACGCTCGGCATCGGCATGTTCGGCATCCGCCTGCCGATCATCATGGGTTGCACCTTCACCGCGGTGGGTCCAATGATCGCGATCGGCTCCGATCCACGCCTGGGGCTGCTCGACATTTTCGGCTCGACGATCGCGTCCGGCGTGATCGGCATGCTGCTCGCGCCCGCGATCGGCAAGCTGTTACGGCTCTTTCCGCCGGTCGTGGTCGGCAGCGTGATCGCGGTGATCGGACTTTCGCTGATGGAAGTCGGCATCAACTGGGCCGCGGGCGGCGTCGGCAATCCGGACTACGGCAACCCGGTGTATCTCGGCCTGTCGCTCGCCGTGCTGCTGCTGATCCTGTTGATCAACCGCTTTGGCCGTGGCTTTCTTGCGAGCATTTCGGTGCTGCTTGGCATCGTCGCCGGCTTCGCGGTCGCCGCGCTGCTCGGCCGCGTCGATCTCGACGGCGTGGCCGCCGCCCCATGGCTCGGCGCGGTCGTGCCGTTCCGTTTCGGCGTGCCGCACTTCGATCCCGTCTCGATCGCGACCATGACGATCGTCATGTTCGTTACGTTCATCGAATCGACCGGCATGTTCCTCGCGGTCGGCGATATGGTCGGCCGTCCCGTCGATCAGAAAGCGCTCGTGCGCGGCCTGCGCGTCGATGGTCTCGGCACGCTGATCGGCGGCGTCTTCAACGCCTTTCCATACACGTCGTTCTCGCAGAACGTCGGGCTCGTCGGCGTGACCGGCATCAAAAGCCGCTTCGTATGCGCGACGAGCGGCGCGATTCTGATCGTGCTCGGGCTCGTGCCGAAACTCGCGCAGATCGTCGCATCGATTCCGGCCTTCGTGCTCGGCGGCGCCGGCATCGTGATGTTCGGCATGGTGGCGGCGAACGGCATCAAGGTGCTCTCCGAAGTCGACTTTACGAAGAACCATCACAACCTCTTTATCGTCGCAGTCAGCATCGGGCTCGGACTCGTACCGGTGGTATCGCCGCAATTCTTCGCCAGACTGCCGCCTTCGCTTTCGCCGCTTTTGCACAGCGGTATCCTGCTCGCCGCGGTGGCCGCCGTCGTGCTGAATCTGATTTTCAACGGTCTGCGCGGCGAAAGCGCAGCGCTGCACGACGTGCAGCGCGTCAGCCAATAA
- a CDS encoding LysR family transcriptional regulator, with protein sequence MTPDQLITFAAVAEHRNISRASVALHLSQPAVSGQLRQLQDEFGEPLYLRDGRGVRLTPAGEQLASYAARLRDTWRQAHAYRDALRGMERGTLRIGASTTPASYLLPYLIAAFQRAYPDVTLHTAGGNTSEIVGNLGSLDIALIEGVVGPDLPPDTAVHPWREDEIVAIMPRTHALAENGRGQGVSLAQLSAEPVVLREEGSGVRQLVERAFADAGLPVRVVLEIAGVEGVKEAVRAGMGISFVSAMSMRHEDDALCRCSFAPQLTRRLSILVPHASAPSRLVGRFLEMCLAQS encoded by the coding sequence ATGACCCCCGATCAGCTTATAACGTTCGCGGCTGTCGCCGAGCACCGCAACATCAGCCGCGCATCGGTCGCGCTTCATTTGTCGCAGCCGGCCGTCTCGGGTCAACTGCGTCAGCTGCAGGACGAATTCGGCGAGCCGCTGTATTTGCGCGATGGGCGCGGCGTGCGCCTGACGCCTGCGGGCGAGCAACTGGCGAGCTACGCGGCGCGTTTGCGCGACACCTGGCGCCAGGCGCATGCGTACCGCGACGCGCTGCGCGGCATGGAGCGCGGCACGCTGCGCATCGGCGCGAGCACGACGCCAGCGAGCTACCTGCTGCCGTATCTGATCGCGGCGTTCCAGCGCGCGTATCCGGACGTGACGCTGCATACGGCGGGCGGCAACACGTCGGAGATCGTCGGGAATCTGGGCTCGCTCGACATTGCGTTGATCGAGGGCGTCGTCGGACCCGATCTGCCGCCCGATACGGCCGTGCATCCGTGGCGCGAAGACGAAATCGTCGCGATCATGCCGCGCACGCATGCGCTCGCGGAGAACGGGCGCGGGCAGGGCGTCTCGCTGGCGCAATTGAGTGCCGAGCCCGTGGTGCTGCGCGAGGAGGGCTCCGGCGTGCGGCAGCTGGTCGAGCGCGCGTTCGCCGACGCCGGCCTGCCGGTGCGCGTGGTGCTCGAAATCGCCGGCGTCGAAGGTGTGAAGGAGGCCGTGCGCGCGGGAATGGGCATCAGCTTCGTGTCGGCGATGTCGATGCGTCATGAAGACGACGCGCTATGCCGCTGCTCGTTTGCGCCGCAGCTCACGCGCCGCCTGTCGATTCTCGTGCCGCATGCGAGTGCGCCGTCGCGGCTCGTCGGGCGGTTTCTCGAGATGTGTCTCGCGCAAAGCTGA
- a CDS encoding ClcB-like voltage-gated chloride channel protein, producing the protein MLSFLLRLRTRAARLFRLSDAHTMLVWSVIIGIVGALATAAFREGISLMQRLFAGTEGSFVEMARSLPWTTRIWLPAAGGLIAGAMLVLAQRKQDKKATTDYMEAVVIGDGVVPVQASLWRTVSSLFSISSGGSIGREGPMVQLAALCASLIGRVVHLDPPRLRLLVACGAAAGITSAYSAPIAGAFFVTEIVLGSIAMESFGPVVISSVVANITMREFAGYHAPYEMPAFPAITGPEVLLFVGLGLLCGAAAPQFLRLIDASKATFRRIRLPLPIRLAIGGLVVGIISVWTPEVWGNGYSVVNSILHSPWTWTALVAVLAFKIIATAATVGSGAIGGVFTPTLFVGAVLGALFGLGMHAILPHYTSPYFAYAMVGMGAFLAGATQAPLMAIMLIFEMTLSYQVVLPLMLSCVVAYFVARAIGNASMYDITLHRNREEQERMRLRSTQMRELIRPPQTVVQPTATVQDMTRVFLEYPVKYLYVTDETGSFLGVVALKDITSDLIERRDTSTRTAADYLQPHFGVLTPDMPLGVALQHFLAHQGERLPVIESVARPKLTGVVYKSSLLDAYFRMNPTR; encoded by the coding sequence GTGCTCTCGTTCCTGCTCAGGCTGCGCACCCGCGCCGCGCGACTGTTCCGGCTCTCGGATGCGCATACGATGCTCGTCTGGTCGGTCATCATCGGTATCGTCGGCGCGCTCGCGACGGCTGCGTTTCGCGAAGGCATCTCGCTCATGCAGCGGCTTTTTGCGGGCACCGAGGGCAGCTTCGTCGAAATGGCGCGCAGCCTGCCGTGGACCACGCGAATCTGGCTGCCGGCCGCCGGCGGGCTGATCGCCGGCGCCATGCTGGTCCTCGCGCAGCGCAAGCAGGACAAGAAGGCGACGACCGATTACATGGAAGCGGTCGTGATCGGCGATGGCGTCGTGCCGGTGCAGGCGAGCCTGTGGCGCACCGTGTCGTCGCTGTTTTCGATTTCGAGCGGCGGCTCGATCGGCCGCGAAGGTCCGATGGTGCAACTGGCGGCACTGTGCGCGTCGTTGATCGGGCGCGTCGTGCATCTCGATCCGCCACGCTTGCGGCTGCTCGTCGCGTGCGGCGCGGCGGCCGGTATCACGTCCGCGTATAGCGCGCCGATCGCCGGCGCGTTTTTCGTCACCGAGATCGTGCTCGGCTCGATCGCGATGGAAAGCTTCGGACCCGTCGTCATTTCGTCGGTAGTCGCGAACATCACGATGCGCGAGTTCGCCGGCTACCACGCGCCATACGAAATGCCCGCGTTTCCGGCCATCACCGGCCCCGAGGTGCTGCTCTTCGTCGGCCTCGGCCTGCTATGCGGCGCGGCCGCGCCGCAATTCCTGCGGCTCATCGACGCATCGAAAGCGACCTTCAGGCGCATCCGGCTGCCGCTGCCGATACGGCTCGCCATCGGCGGGCTCGTGGTCGGCATCATTTCGGTCTGGACACCGGAGGTCTGGGGCAACGGTTACAGCGTCGTCAACTCGATCCTGCATTCGCCGTGGACGTGGACCGCGCTCGTCGCCGTGCTCGCGTTCAAGATCATCGCCACCGCGGCGACGGTCGGCTCGGGCGCGATCGGCGGCGTCTTCACGCCGACGCTGTTCGTCGGCGCGGTGCTCGGCGCGCTGTTCGGTCTTGGCATGCACGCGATCCTGCCGCACTACACGTCGCCGTATTTCGCCTATGCGATGGTCGGCATGGGCGCGTTCCTCGCCGGCGCGACGCAGGCGCCGCTGATGGCGATCATGCTGATCTTCGAGATGACCTTGAGCTACCAGGTCGTGCTGCCGCTGATGCTGTCGTGCGTGGTCGCCTATTTCGTCGCCCGCGCGATCGGCAATGCGTCGATGTACGACATCACGCTGCATCGCAATCGCGAGGAGCAGGAACGGATGCGTCTGCGTTCGACGCAGATGCGCGAACTGATCCGCCCGCCGCAGACCGTCGTGCAGCCCACCGCCACCGTGCAGGACATGACGCGCGTGTTCCTCGAATATCCGGTCAAGTATCTGTACGTGACCGACGAAACCGGCAGTTTTCTCGGCGTGGTCGCGTTGAAGGACATCACGTCGGATCTGATCGAGCGGCGCGACACGTCGACCCGCACCGCCGCCGATTATCTGCAGCCGCACTTCGGCGTGCTCACGCCCGACATGCCGCTTGGCGTCGCACTGCAGCACTTTCTCGCGCATCAGGGCGAGCGGCTGCCCGTCATCGAGAGCGTCGCGCGGCCGAAGCTGACCGGCGTCGTCTACAAGTCGTCGCTGCTCGACGCGTACTTCCGGATGAACCCGACGCGCTGA
- a CDS encoding C45 family autoproteolytic acyltransferase/hydolase: protein MSEPSIDAVRRDHAGWIFVHIEGEPYDRGEQHGQLLAAEIRNAIHTARYLAKWDTGEDFDTFVNAAVAQFAPRLDTEFADEIQGIADGAKLPFAEVLAWNGYMDLLQSWWPSFAAAQHPRVGLKPWRGRRGHHCSAFIATGDATRDGRIVMAHNSWDRYAAGDAFNVVFDIVPDSGHRILMQGLPGCISSLTDFWITSAGLMVTETTISNFAGYHAAGAPEFYRSRRATQYASDIREWCDMFAVANNGGYANSWLLGDINTGEIARYELGLRHAGFESTKNGFYSGYNTASDLKIRNQECVGEGEDYTDVRKNGARRLRFMQLAEMHHGQIDLELAKKMIADHHDVYLDRADNPCSRTICGHLELDDARFGGSDHGPFNPWGANDGKVVDSEMARDMAFYARWGHPCGRPFDAQAFMKRHPQWNWLNGYMRDRPSWPWTRFDMLR from the coding sequence ATGAGCGAACCGTCCATCGATGCCGTGCGCCGCGATCACGCGGGCTGGATCTTCGTGCATATCGAAGGCGAGCCGTACGACCGCGGCGAACAGCACGGGCAATTGCTCGCGGCCGAAATCCGCAATGCCATCCACACCGCACGCTACCTCGCCAAATGGGACACGGGCGAGGACTTCGACACCTTCGTCAATGCGGCTGTCGCCCAGTTCGCGCCGCGCCTCGACACCGAATTCGCCGACGAAATCCAGGGCATTGCCGACGGCGCGAAGCTGCCGTTCGCCGAAGTGCTCGCGTGGAACGGCTACATGGACCTGCTGCAAAGCTGGTGGCCCAGTTTCGCCGCGGCGCAGCATCCGCGTGTCGGACTGAAACCGTGGCGCGGGCGGCGCGGCCATCACTGCAGCGCATTTATCGCGACCGGCGACGCGACGCGCGATGGCCGCATCGTGATGGCGCACAACTCGTGGGACCGTTACGCGGCCGGCGACGCGTTCAACGTGGTGTTCGATATCGTGCCCGACTCCGGGCACCGCATCCTGATGCAAGGGCTGCCCGGCTGCATCTCGAGCCTCACCGACTTCTGGATCACGTCCGCGGGCCTCATGGTCACCGAAACGACGATCTCCAACTTCGCCGGCTACCACGCGGCCGGCGCGCCGGAGTTTTACCGTTCGCGGCGCGCCACGCAGTACGCGAGCGATATTCGCGAGTGGTGCGATATGTTCGCGGTCGCGAACAACGGCGGCTATGCGAACAGCTGGCTGCTCGGCGACATCAACACGGGCGAGATCGCGCGCTACGAACTGGGGCTGCGCCATGCGGGCTTCGAAAGCACGAAGAACGGCTTCTATAGCGGTTACAACACGGCTTCGGATCTGAAGATTCGAAACCAGGAATGCGTCGGCGAAGGCGAAGACTATACGGATGTGCGCAAGAACGGCGCGCGGCGGCTGCGTTTCATGCAGCTCGCGGAGATGCATCATGGCCAGATCGATCTCGAACTCGCGAAGAAGATGATCGCCGACCATCACGACGTGTATCTCGATCGTGCCGACAACCCCTGCTCGCGCACGATCTGCGGACACCTCGAACTCGACGATGCGCGCTTCGGCGGCTCCGATCACGGCCCGTTCAATCCATGGGGCGCGAACGACGGCAAGGTCGTCGACAGCGAAATGGCGCGCGACATGGCCTTTTACGCGCGCTGGGGGCATCCGTGCGGGCGGCCGTTCGACGCGCAGGCGTTCATGAAACGTCACCCGCAGTGGAACTGGCTCAACGGCTATATGCGCGACCGGCCGTCGTGGCCGTGGACGCGCTTCGACATGCTGCGCTAG
- a CDS encoding 2-hydroxyacid dehydrogenase, with protein sequence MKSRIVVYKPLPEDVLAYLREHADVIEVDASNHDAFVAALRDAHGAIGSTVKITPAMIDGATHLKALSTISVGYDAFDVADLTRRGIVLAHTPDVLTESTADTVFALILATARRVVELAGWVSAGKWSQSVGPEQFGVDVQGKRLGIVGLGRIGGAVARRAALGFNMSVLYANRSANPEAERQYGARRVELDTLLAEADFVCLQVPLSEETRHMIGAPQLKAMKKTAILINAARGPVVDEAALIEALRAGTILAAGLDVFEQEPIAADSPLLTMRNVVALPHIGSATHETRHAMARCAAENLIGALDGTLARNIVNREVLRG encoded by the coding sequence ATGAAAAGCAGGATCGTCGTCTACAAGCCGTTGCCCGAAGATGTGCTCGCTTATCTGCGCGAGCATGCGGATGTGATCGAGGTCGACGCATCGAACCACGATGCGTTCGTCGCCGCGCTGCGCGACGCTCACGGCGCGATCGGCTCGACGGTGAAGATCACGCCCGCGATGATCGACGGCGCGACGCACCTGAAAGCGTTATCGACGATCTCCGTCGGCTACGACGCATTCGACGTCGCCGACCTCACGCGGCGCGGCATCGTGCTCGCGCATACGCCGGACGTGCTGACCGAATCGACGGCGGACACCGTGTTCGCGCTGATCCTCGCGACCGCGCGCCGCGTCGTCGAACTCGCCGGCTGGGTCAGCGCCGGGAAGTGGTCGCAAAGCGTCGGGCCCGAGCAGTTCGGCGTCGACGTGCAGGGCAAGAGGCTCGGCATCGTCGGGCTCGGGCGTATCGGCGGCGCGGTGGCGCGGCGTGCCGCGCTCGGCTTCAACATGAGCGTGCTGTACGCGAACCGCTCGGCGAACCCCGAAGCGGAACGGCAATATGGCGCGCGGCGCGTCGAGCTCGATACGCTGCTCGCCGAGGCGGACTTCGTATGCCTGCAGGTGCCGCTGTCGGAAGAAACGCGCCATATGATCGGCGCGCCGCAACTGAAGGCGATGAAGAAGACCGCGATCCTGATCAACGCGGCGCGCGGTCCGGTCGTCGACGAAGCGGCGCTGATCGAAGCGTTGCGAGCGGGGACGATTCTCGCGGCCGGCCTCGACGTGTTCGAACAGGAGCCGATCGCCGCCGATTCGCCGCTGCTTACGATGCGCAATGTGGTCGCGCTGCCGCATATCGGCTCGGCCACGCACGAAACGCGGCACGCGATGGCGCGCTGTGCGGCCGAAAATCTGATCGGCGCGCTCGACGGTACGCTCGCGCGCAATATCGTCAACCGCGAAGTGCTGCGAGGGTGA
- a CDS encoding Spy/CpxP family protein refolding chaperone has translation MKKTLVLLVSALSISSAFAQTPASSAAPAMTAASNADKSARREQHVEDRIAYLHQQLKITPQQETQWNAFADVMRNNGETMAKLFEARRADKNISALDDMKQYAEITQAHADGTKKLVDAFQPLYDSMSADQKKLADTTFRESPPQGRRHSHHGGKKAAPSNESTDKS, from the coding sequence ATGAAAAAAACGCTCGTTTTGCTCGTGTCAGCGCTCTCGATCAGCAGCGCCTTCGCCCAGACCCCGGCGTCGTCGGCCGCGCCTGCCATGACCGCGGCTTCGAATGCGGACAAGTCCGCACGCCGCGAGCAGCATGTGGAAGACCGTATCGCGTATCTGCATCAGCAGCTCAAGATCACGCCGCAACAGGAAACGCAGTGGAACGCGTTCGCCGACGTCATGCGCAACAACGGCGAGACGATGGCGAAGCTCTTTGAAGCGCGCCGTGCCGACAAGAACATTTCCGCGCTCGACGACATGAAGCAGTATGCGGAGATCACGCAAGCGCATGCGGACGGCACGAAGAAGCTTGTCGATGCATTCCAGCCGCTTTACGACAGCATGTCGGCCGACCAGAAGAAGCTCGCCGATACGACGTTCCGCGAATCGCCGCCGCAAGGTCGCCGCCATTCGCACCACGGCGGCAAGAAGGCCGCACCGTCGAACGAGTCGACCGACAAGTCCTGA
- a CDS encoding YhfC family intramembrane metalloprotease codes for MPAAPSVALPVAPLTLACLIAATLFMAALPFILYMRLRKPLELDRRAAILGIGVFALFAMLIERGVNDLLLRASPTVAGWLQNPTVFVIVGVLSIGICQEVGRYIGMRWLFRRASRKESAAAAASPSREPNALAYGLGHGGAELWFTGVIVQMQWIVFAWLEDTGRLGSALSGLPLDTLMRIHLLVVSLTPAAAGVFMIERGAALVFQLGLSVLMWRGVRAGSIAVLPLAIAVHALLEVPAALSQTQALPLVVVDTIYVLLAVPVAIGLVRVFRRDAQALQAARKG; via the coding sequence ATGCCTGCTGCACCGTCCGTTGCACTGCCCGTCGCGCCATTGACGCTCGCTTGCCTGATTGCCGCGACGCTTTTTATGGCCGCGCTGCCGTTCATCCTTTATATGCGGCTGCGCAAGCCGCTCGAACTCGACCGGCGCGCCGCGATCCTCGGTATCGGCGTGTTCGCGCTGTTTGCGATGCTGATCGAGCGCGGCGTGAACGACCTTCTGCTGAGGGCGAGCCCGACCGTCGCGGGCTGGCTTCAGAACCCGACGGTCTTCGTGATCGTCGGCGTGCTGTCGATCGGCATTTGCCAGGAAGTCGGGCGATACATCGGCATGCGCTGGCTTTTCAGACGCGCTTCGAGAAAGGAAAGCGCCGCAGCGGCAGCCTCGCCGTCGCGCGAGCCGAACGCGCTTGCTTACGGTCTCGGCCATGGCGGTGCCGAGCTGTGGTTCACCGGGGTGATCGTGCAGATGCAATGGATCGTGTTTGCGTGGCTCGAAGACACGGGGCGGCTCGGCAGCGCACTGTCCGGTTTGCCGCTCGATACGCTGATGCGCATCCATCTGCTCGTCGTGAGCCTGACGCCGGCCGCGGCGGGCGTGTTCATGATCGAGCGCGGCGCGGCGCTCGTATTTCAGCTCGGCCTGTCGGTGCTGATGTGGCGCGGCGTGCGCGCCGGCTCGATCGCGGTGCTGCCGCTTGCGATCGCGGTGCATGCATTGCTCGAAGTGCCGGCGGCGTTGTCGCAGACGCAAGCGTTGCCGCTCGTGGTCGTCGATACGATCTATGTGCTGCTCGCCGTGCCGGTTGCGATCGGCCTCGTGCGGGTGTTTCGGCGCGACGCACAGGCATTGCAAGCGGCGCGCAAGGGCTGA
- a CDS encoding PGDYG domain-containing protein, with protein MIELTNLDLRTDPFAQRVVKDETVTVEFAADAGQLMSLEGPNRYEAGDALITGSNGERWVVSRDRFDAKYAPADPATPHGSRGAYRNRPAVVLARQMAQAFSLARTASGGDLLRGAAGDWVMQYAPGDYGVVQAARFAKVYRRAS; from the coding sequence ATGATCGAACTGACGAACCTCGATTTGCGCACCGACCCGTTTGCACAGCGCGTCGTAAAGGACGAAACGGTGACGGTGGAATTTGCAGCAGACGCCGGCCAGCTGATGAGTCTCGAAGGTCCGAACCGCTATGAGGCCGGTGACGCGCTGATCACCGGCTCGAACGGCGAGCGCTGGGTCGTGTCACGCGATCGCTTCGACGCTAAATACGCACCCGCCGATCCCGCCACGCCGCACGGGTCGCGAGGCGCTTATCGCAATCGCCCGGCCGTCGTGCTCGCGAGGCAAATGGCTCAGGCGTTTTCGCTTGCGCGCACGGCCTCTGGCGGCGATCTGCTTCGAGGCGCAGCCGGCGACTGGGTGATGCAATATGCGCCCGGCGACTACGGTGTCGTACAGGCCGCACGCTTTGCGAAGGTCTATCGCCGTGCATCGTAA